In a genomic window of Zingiber officinale cultivar Zhangliang chromosome 9B, Zo_v1.1, whole genome shotgun sequence:
- the LOC122025634 gene encoding 2-hydroxy-6-oxononadienedioate/2-hydroxy-6-oxononatrienedioate hydrolase-like, whose product MAVCCCATSPQFPQLHLEPTRRASILRPLRRRSPSLSFRCRSLLPPAASVGSSAADYPLSGGRAADDPGGQPATARRPPRRSVAGVDQEELVDHKELADADSFFCEFNGVDLHHRICHCEEIDEKVGVKIPFVLLHGFGASAFSWDRIMRPLARMVKSKVLAFDRPAFGLTSRTTVSRALNPYSMTFSVLATLFFIDHIAASKTGDKEKKGSKAILMGHSAGCLVAVETYFEAPEKVAALILVAPAIIAPLAPRRIDKEKMRTLKENGASKNPFMRFLKVLANISMQLMRVAFNMLKAMRDMVGSLYARALSAFLRSSLALMLVRMIMDKFGVLAIRNAWFDPSRITDYVIQGYTKPLRVKGWERALLEYTLALLTESSTKPPLSERLAQISCPVLIVTGDNDRLVPAWNAERLSRVIPGSSFEVIKHCGHLPHEEKVEEFLVIVERFLQRVFGVADSQFVPAAA is encoded by the exons ATGGCCGTCTGCTGCTGCGCCACTTCACCTCAATTTCCGCAGCTCCACCTCGAACCGACCCGCCGCGCCTCCATTCTCCGCCCGCTTCGTCGCCGAAGCCCTTCTCTCTCTTTCCGATGCCGATCTCTCCTCCCGCCCGCCGCTTCAGTCGGCAGCTCCGCTGCAGACTACCCCCTCTCCGGTG GGCGTGCGGCGGACGATCCGGGAGGCCAGCCTGCGACGGCGAGGCGACCGCCGCGACGCAGCGTCGCGGGGGTCGATCAGGAGGAGCTAGTGGATCACAAAGAGTTAGCCGACGCGGATAGCTTCTTCTGCGAGTTCAATGGGGTCGATCTGCATCACAGGATCTGTCATTGTGAGGAAATCGATGAGAAGGTTGGGGTTAAAATTCCCTTTGTTCTTCTTCACGGTTTCGGGGCGTCGGCCTTCTCGTGGGATCGAATAATGAGGCCTCTGGCGAGGATGGTGAAGTCCAAGGTCCTCGCTTTTGATCGCCCTGCCTTCGGCCTCACTTCGAGGACTACTGTGAGTAGGGCTTTGAATCCCTACTCCATGACCTTTTCTGTCCTTGCTACGCTCTTCTTCATAGACCACATAGCTGCTTCGAAGACAGGAGACAAAGAGAAGAAGGGGTCAAAGGCTATCCTGATGGG GCACTCTGCCGGTTGCCTTGTCGCGGTTGAGACATACTTTGAAGCTCCCGAGAAGGTTGCTGCACTGATTCTCGTCGCACCGGCTATAATTGCTCCATTAGCACCAAGGAGAATTGACAAAGAGAAAATGAGAACTCTGAAGGAAAATGGAGCTTCGAAGAATCCATTTATGAGGTTTTTGAAAGTCTTAGCTAACATAAGTATGCAGTTGATGCGGGTagctttcaatatgttgaaagctATGAGAGATATGGTTGGCTCACTGTATGCCCGTGCCTTGTCGGCATTCCTGCGATCCTCACTTGCCTTAATGCTG GTAAGGATGATAATGGATAAGTTTGGAGTATTGGCAATTCGCAATGCTTGGTTTGATCCAAGCAGAATCACAGATTATGTGATTCAAGGTTATACAAAG CCACTCAGAGTGAAAGGTTGGGAGAGGGCACTTCTAGAGTACACTTTAGCCTTGCTGACAGAATCTTCAACAAAACCACCATTATCTGAACGACTTGCTCAGATCTCGTGCCCTG TGTTGATCGTTACCGGCGACAATGACCGGCTTGTTCCCGCCTGGAATGCAGAGCGTCTTTCACGAGTGATTCCTGGTTCCAGCTTTGAGGTGATTAAGCACTGTGGGCATTTGCCTCACGAAGAAAAAGTGGAAGAGTTCCTAGTCATCGTTGAGAGGTTTCTTCAGAGAGTGTTTGGAGTTGCCGATTCCCAATTTGTCCCGGCAGCCGCATGA
- the LOC122025633 gene encoding uncharacterized protein LOC122025633 isoform X1, whose amino-acid sequence MASLSASQPLCFPVDAGGRGDGRSPSFLDLRFGFDRRLGNGKKTRHVGTPPPSVASPTMKRDSLPDSNVKILRLAREKFVKEITSSSDDKDVSLAKAMLLVAAEDEAFMSLNRDMDARALRNEREGATDQFNDQSEVEDVEEISLAGKNISGWLNELDVLAKEVEADLISREIGCHLLEVLEAVNFVLFKSRGFKRYPVLVDSKFSYLHTVLNTGCGSDIMFSVIYVEVCQRLGVAIVGSPVGEDFLIWPQSGNSAELFRIASGNSLFSTMNGKCVKDPRSKASEMDCSSLLRLDIATKRDIIGIALANLIRLYWKRASKANHGLMLTSPLRPVYPGKDKASLGEISDIPLLRPQYLRLATMASERLLILQPNNWSLRRDHGMLLYYSRRYTEAVQELSICMAFAPEEEAEILEPFVEKLHLLRLLASWECLDPVGTLPVS is encoded by the exons ATGGCGTCCCTCTCCGCCTCCCAGCCTCTCTGCTTCCCCGTCGATGCCGGTGGTCGCGGAGACGGCCGCTCGCCGTCCTTTCTCGATCTCAG GTTTGGGTTTGATCGCCGACTCGGGAATGGGAAGAAGACGAGGCACGTGGGGACTCCTCCCCCGTCCGTGGCTTCCCCCACCATGAAGCGGGATTCCCTGCCCGATTCCAACGTTAAG ATCCTCAGGCTTGCTCGGGAGAAGTTTGTCAAGGAGATCACTTCAAGTTCTGATGATAAAGATGTGTCACTAGCCAAG GCTATGTTGCTTGTCGCTGCTGAAGATGAAGCTTTCATGTCACTGAATCGAGATATGGATGCACGTGCATTACGGAATGAAAGGGAAGGTGCAACCGACCAATTTAATGATCAATCAGAAGTTGAGGATGTTGAAGAAATATCTTTAGCTGGGAAGAACATATCTGGGTGGTTAAATGAGTTGGATGTGTTAGCCAAAGAAGTCGAAGCAGATTTAATCTCGAGAGAGATAGGTTGCCATCTACTTGAAGTGTTGGAGGCTGTAAACTTTGTTCTCTTTAAATCAAGAGGTTTCAAAAGATATCCCGTTCTAGTAGATTCAAAATTTTCATACTTGCATACAGTGCTTAACACTGGATGTGGGAGCG ACATAATGTTCAGCGTCATATATGTTGAAGTATGTCAAAGGCTTGGTGTTGCCATTGTGGGCTCTCCAGTTGGAGAGGATTTTTTGATTTGGCCACAGTCTGGGAATTCAGCG GAACTTTTCAGGATTGCATCAGGAAATAGCCTGTTTTCTACCATGAATGGCAAATGTGTCAAGGATCCTAGAAGTAAAGCTTCTGAAATGGACTGCAGTTCACTTTTAAGACTTGATATTGCTACAAAGAGAGATATCATTGGGATTGCTCTAGCTAATCTGATT AGACTCTATTGGAAACGGGCTTCAAAAGCAAATCATGGCTTAATGCTAACTTCTCCACTTAGACCAGTTTATCCTGGAAAAGACAAAGCTAGCTTGGGAGAGATTTCAGATATTCCACTGTTGCGGCCTCAATACCTCAG GTTGGCCACTATGGCTTCTGAAAGGCTATTGATACTGCAGCCCAACAACTGGAGTTTAAGGAGAGACCATGGTATGCTTCTGTACTACAGCAG GAGGTACACTGAAGCCGTTCAAGAACTTAGCATTTGCATGGCTTTTGCACCAGAGGAAGAAGCAGAAATACTGGAACCATTTGTTGAGAAGCTGCACCTGCTGCGCCTTCTCGCATCCTGGGAGTGTTTGGATCCTGTCGGCACCCTTCCTGTGTCTTGA
- the LOC122025633 gene encoding uncharacterized protein LOC122025633 isoform X2, which yields MLLVAAEDEAFMSLNRDMDARALRNEREGATDQFNDQSEVEDVEEISLAGKNISGWLNELDVLAKEVEADLISREIGCHLLEVLEAVNFVLFKSRGFKRYPVLVDSKFSYLHTVLNTGCGSDIMFSVIYVEVCQRLGVAIVGSPVGEDFLIWPQSGNSAELFRIASGNSLFSTMNGKCVKDPRSKASEMDCSSLLRLDIATKRDIIGIALANLIRLYWKRASKANHGLMLTSPLRPVYPGKDKASLGEISDIPLLRPQYLRLATMASERLLILQPNNWSLRRDHGMLLYYSRRYTEAVQELSICMAFAPEEEAEILEPFVEKLHLLRLLASWECLDPVGTLPVS from the exons ATGTTGCTTGTCGCTGCTGAAGATGAAGCTTTCATGTCACTGAATCGAGATATGGATGCACGTGCATTACGGAATGAAAGGGAAGGTGCAACCGACCAATTTAATGATCAATCAGAAGTTGAGGATGTTGAAGAAATATCTTTAGCTGGGAAGAACATATCTGGGTGGTTAAATGAGTTGGATGTGTTAGCCAAAGAAGTCGAAGCAGATTTAATCTCGAGAGAGATAGGTTGCCATCTACTTGAAGTGTTGGAGGCTGTAAACTTTGTTCTCTTTAAATCAAGAGGTTTCAAAAGATATCCCGTTCTAGTAGATTCAAAATTTTCATACTTGCATACAGTGCTTAACACTGGATGTGGGAGCG ACATAATGTTCAGCGTCATATATGTTGAAGTATGTCAAAGGCTTGGTGTTGCCATTGTGGGCTCTCCAGTTGGAGAGGATTTTTTGATTTGGCCACAGTCTGGGAATTCAGCG GAACTTTTCAGGATTGCATCAGGAAATAGCCTGTTTTCTACCATGAATGGCAAATGTGTCAAGGATCCTAGAAGTAAAGCTTCTGAAATGGACTGCAGTTCACTTTTAAGACTTGATATTGCTACAAAGAGAGATATCATTGGGATTGCTCTAGCTAATCTGATT AGACTCTATTGGAAACGGGCTTCAAAAGCAAATCATGGCTTAATGCTAACTTCTCCACTTAGACCAGTTTATCCTGGAAAAGACAAAGCTAGCTTGGGAGAGATTTCAGATATTCCACTGTTGCGGCCTCAATACCTCAG GTTGGCCACTATGGCTTCTGAAAGGCTATTGATACTGCAGCCCAACAACTGGAGTTTAAGGAGAGACCATGGTATGCTTCTGTACTACAGCAG GAGGTACACTGAAGCCGTTCAAGAACTTAGCATTTGCATGGCTTTTGCACCAGAGGAAGAAGCAGAAATACTGGAACCATTTGTTGAGAAGCTGCACCTGCTGCGCCTTCTCGCATCCTGGGAGTGTTTGGATCCTGTCGGCACCCTTCCTGTGTCTTGA
- the LOC122025635 gene encoding thaumatin-like protein 1, with protein MGTLVSLGSFCLVRFAVRLLLLMFRGAEASTFTFVNKCGQTVWPGILSNAGSPALESTGFELPAASSRAFQPPTGWSGRFWARTGCSAAASGGAWSCATGDCGSGQVECNGAGAAPPATLAEFTLAPSSAGQDFYDVSLVDGYNLPMVVEASGTPGAGGSCAATGCVVDLNRMCPAELRVAEGGACRSACEAFGTPEFCCSGAYASPATCRPSTYSQMFKSACPKSYSYAFDDPTSTFTCAGGADYTITFCPGSAPSQKSSRDSSTSSTTTASSTYSGTGGGLTLEDDSWLASLATGDASHATTARGPVPFLYSFIAAMALAYTLLQ; from the exons ATGGGCACTCTGGTTTCTCTGGGCTCATTCTGCCTTGTACGGTTCGCCGTTCGCCTGCTGCTGTTGATGTTCCGAGGAG CGGAGGCGAGCACATTCACGTTTGTGAACAAGTGCGGGCAAACTGTTTGGCCCGGGATCTTGTCCAACGCCGGCAGCCCGGCGCTGGAGTCCACCGGTTTCGAGCTCCCGGCGGCATCTTCCCGCGCCTTTCAGCCGCCCACGGGGTGGTCTGGGCGGTTCTGGGCGCGGACCGGCTGCTCCGCTGCCGCCTCCGGCGGCGCCTGGTCCTGCGCCACCGGCGACTGCGGGTCCGGCCAGGTGGAGTGCAACGGTGCCGGCGCGGCCCCTCCTGCGACGCTCGCCGAGTTCACCCTCGCGCCCTCTTCCGCCGGGCAGGACTTTTACGACGTCAGCCTCGTGGACGGTTACAACCTCCCGATGGTGGTGGAAGCCAGCGGCACCCCCGGCGCCGGGGGGTCCTGCGCCGCCACCGGTTGCGTGGTGGACCTCAATCGAATGTGCCCGGCCGAGCTACGAGTCGCCGAGGGCGGAGCGTGCCGGAGCGCATGCGAGGCCTTCGGGACGCCGGAGTTCTGCTGCAGCGGCGCTTACGCCAGCCCTGCCACCTGTCGCCCGTCGACCTACTCCCAGATGTTCAAATCGGCGTGCCCTAAATCCTACAGCTACGCCTTCGACGATCCCACTTCCACCTTCACCTGCGCCGGCGGCGCCGACTATACCATCACCTTCTGCCCAGGATCCGCCCCTAG CCAGAAATCATCGAGAGATTCCTCGACAAGCTCGACAACGACGGCGTCTTCAACATACTCAGGGACCGGTGGTGGGCTGACGCTTGAAGACGACTCTTGGCTTGCAAGCTTGGCCACGGGCGACGCAAGTCACGCAACCACCGCAAGAGGACCCGTCCCTTTCTTGTACTCATTCATTGCTGCCATGGCATTGGCTTATACACTACTGCAATAG